Within uncultured Methanoregula sp., the genomic segment CGGTTCGGGCAATAGAGAGTGCCGCACCAATAGACGGTTTGAGATCCAGGTTAAACTGATCGTTTTTCAGAATCGGACTGGTAGGTTTGGCCATGATATCGAACTGCTCTCCTTTTTCAAGGACATCATCGTTTGTCATCGGGTTCTGGACCGCAGCAACCGACCATTGTCCTGCAGACGGGTTGGTGCCCGGGGTTCCGATTCCCACGTGCGTGAGCGTCTCCAGTACGGACGAGTTGCTGTAGGTTATTACGACCTTGTCAAAATCAACCGGCGTTCCGCCTGGAGCCAATGCACAGCTGAAATTGAGGGTGTCGATTGAATCTCCTGCCTGGCCGACACCATACACATTGCCAACGATTTCGAGCGTTGAACTTGCCTGCTGGACACCGGTGTGGACGACTTCCTGGCTTTTCTGGGTAGTGAAGAACCCGGCGGCGAGCACTACATACGAGAAAACGGCTGCGACAACAACGAACGCAATAAGCACAATCGCTGCTTCGAGGCCGGTGAATGCATTTTCAGAATTGGATCTTCTCATGTTTCGCCTGGTGGGCCTTAGCGATTCCAAAGACCCCGTTGAGTGATTGCAATGTGAAACATTAAAAAGAATGTTAATTGCTTGCCCGGAATTGAAACTCGGGAGCTTTCCTGCTGTTCTCAAAGAAATTTCCTATGAGATCGTTCTCAAGTTCTCTCAGGTTATGCAGGAGGACTCTCTCTCCAAGGATCTGGTACGAAAAACGGATCCCGCGTCCATCCCATTCTTTCCGGCTGTGGCCGAGCAGGCGCTTGCGGCAGTCTTCCGACTGGCCGATGTACAGGATTTCATCCGATCCGGCATCCATAAGGAGATAAAGTCCTGCACCTGGTGCAACGTCCTGGATGTTATCTGCAGTAAGCGTTTTTCCTTCGGTCCATTCCAGGTCCATCCAGTTCTCATCCCCGGGTTTTCCGACCGGGGGGAGTGGCGGGATACTTGGCCATCCCGCCGGGTTATCTTTCTGATCCTCTTTGAGTTTTCCGCCCCGCAGGTTCTCTTTCTTATTCGTGGATTTCCGGTATCTCGGGTGGAATCGCCCGAAGTTGCAGAGCGGGGATTCTCCCACTTCCTGGCGGTACCGGTAGAGCAGGAAGCTTTCCATTGCCCGGCGACCTGCAGGTGATGCATCCAGCGGGGCGGCGGAGCATTCGTATGCGAATCCTTCGGCATCCCGCCAGGCCCAGAGCGCAGCGGCGGAGGTGTCCGGATCGTTCCAGGGCATCAGGTC encodes:
- a CDS encoding flagellin; this encodes MRRSNSENAFTGLEAAIVLIAFVVVAAVFSYVVLAAGFFTTQKSQEVVHTGVQQASSTLEIVGNVYGVGQAGDSIDTLNFSCALAPGGTPVDFDKVVITYSNSSVLETLTHVGIGTPGTNPSAGQWSVAAVQNPMTNDDVLEKGEQFDIMAKPTSPILKNDQFNLDLKPSIGAALSIARTAPASIQKVNIIY